A stretch of Desulfarculaceae bacterium DNA encodes these proteins:
- a CDS encoding P-II family nitrogen regulator: MKEIIAVVRMNTMNQTKQALTKIGIDSMFAHECQGRGKGLVDVKILAGASEGYEEAIALLGEKGKLYSKRMLTMVVSDHNVEPAVRTIIETNQTGKPGDGKIFVLPISNAARVRTGEIGPKAIV; encoded by the coding sequence ATGAAAGAGATCATCGCCGTGGTGCGCATGAACACCATGAACCAGACCAAGCAGGCCCTGACCAAGATCGGCATCGACTCCATGTTTGCCCACGAGTGTCAGGGACGCGGCAAGGGGCTGGTGGACGTGAAGATCCTGGCCGGGGCCAGCGAGGGCTACGAGGAGGCCATCGCCCTGTTGGGCGAAAAAGGCAAGCTCTACTCCAAGCGCATGCTGACCATGGTGGTCTCGGATCACAACGTGGAGCCGGCGGTGAGGACCATCATCGAGACCAACCAGACCGGCAAGCCCGGCGACGGCAAGATCTTCGTTTTGCCCATCAGCAACGCGGCCCGGGTGCGCACCGGAGAAATCGGCCCCAAGGCAATCGTCTAG
- a CDS encoding P-II family nitrogen regulator, producing the protein MMTMVRAIVRPEKADEVLKALMDAGFPSVTKYSVAGRGKQRGIKIGQITYDEIPKTLLMSVVKDEDVEFVIKTIMEAARTKGKGAFGDGKIFVSPVEEVYTISSGVCDTAPLEEAEATA; encoded by the coding sequence ATGATGACTATGGTGAGAGCAATCGTGAGGCCGGAGAAGGCCGACGAGGTGCTGAAGGCCCTGATGGACGCGGGCTTCCCCTCGGTGACCAAGTACTCCGTGGCCGGGCGCGGCAAGCAGAGGGGCATCAAGATCGGCCAGATCACCTACGACGAGATCCCCAAGACCCTCTTGATGAGCGTGGTCAAGGACGAGGACGTGGAGTTCGTGATCAAGACCATCATGGAGGCGGCCCGCACCAAGGGCAAGGGAGCCTTCGGCGACGGCAAGATCTTCGTAAGCCCGGTGGAAGAGGTCTACACCATCAGCTCCGGGGTCTGCGACACCGCGCCGCTGGAGGAAGCCGAGGCCACGGCATGA
- the nifH gene encoding nitrogenase iron protein, whose protein sequence is MRKIAIYGKGGIGKSTTTQNTVAGLAEMGKKVMVVGCDPKADSTRLLLGGLAQKSVLDTLREEGEDVELEEIRRGGFGGTWCVESGGPEPGVGCAGRGIITSINMLESLGAYEECEGLDYAFYDVLGDVVCGGFAMPIRDGKAEEIYIVCSGEMMAMYAANNICKGIRKYAESGKVRLGGLICNSRNVDNESEMIEELAKMLGTQMIYFVPRDNDVQRAEINRKTVIEWNPDAPQAQHYRALAKAIDENEMFIIPEPLEIEQLEQLLLDFGLLAA, encoded by the coding sequence ATGCGAAAGATAGCGATTTACGGCAAAGGCGGAATTGGCAAGTCAACCACCACCCAGAACACGGTGGCCGGCCTGGCGGAGATGGGCAAGAAGGTGATGGTGGTGGGCTGCGACCCCAAGGCCGACTCCACCCGCCTGCTCCTGGGCGGCCTGGCCCAGAAGTCGGTGCTGGACACCCTGCGCGAGGAAGGCGAGGACGTCGAGCTGGAAGAAATTCGGCGCGGCGGTTTCGGCGGCACCTGGTGCGTGGAGTCCGGCGGCCCCGAGCCCGGGGTGGGCTGCGCCGGGCGCGGCATCATCACCTCCATCAACATGCTCGAATCCCTGGGCGCCTATGAGGAGTGCGAGGGCCTGGACTACGCCTTCTATGACGTGCTGGGCGACGTGGTCTGCGGCGGCTTCGCAATGCCCATCCGGGACGGCAAGGCCGAGGAGATCTACATCGTCTGTTCCGGCGAGATGATGGCCATGTACGCGGCCAACAACATCTGCAAGGGCATCCGCAAGTACGCCGAATCGGGCAAGGTGCGCCTGGGCGGGCTCATCTGCAACAGCCGCAACGTGGACAACGAGAGCGAGATGATCGAGGAGCTGGCCAAGATGCTCGGCACCCAGATGATCTACTTCGTGCCGCGCGACAACGACGTGCAGCGGGCCGAGATCAACCGCAAGACGGTGATTGAGTGGAACCCCGACGCGCCTCAGGCCCAGCACTACCGCGCCCTGGCCAAGGCCATCGACGAGAACGAGATGTTCATCATTCCCGAGCCGCTGGAGATCGAGCAGCTGGAGCAGTTGCTGCTGGACTTCGGGCTGTTGGCGGCCTGA